A region from the Nocardioides exalbidus genome encodes:
- a CDS encoding asparaginase, with product MSAGPSVAGLPVPGLPVVAEIVRSGFVEGHHYGSIVALAPDGSVDWSVGEVAAPVLPRSSNKPIQALAMVELGLDLPDDLLALACASHSGEPFHVDGVRRTLASAGLDESALRTPPDYPLDDTAREAVIRAGGQKSPILMNCSGKHAAMLATCVARGWDTETYLEVDHPLQVAIVETFERLTGEPATVAIDGCGAPLLSASLTGLARAFSALATATGGPEQRIAEAIRRHPEFVSGTTRDELTLHRAVPGLIGKAGAESVYAVALPDGRAWALKTDDGAPRVRPVLMAEALRRSGVLAEDGVDADAVEGTGRLELLGGGKPVGEIRAAF from the coding sequence ATGTCTGCTGGTCCGTCCGTCGCTGGTCTGCCCGTCCCTGGTCTCCCCGTCGTGGCGGAGATCGTCCGCTCCGGCTTCGTGGAGGGGCATCACTACGGCTCGATCGTCGCCCTGGCCCCCGACGGCTCGGTCGACTGGTCCGTGGGCGAGGTCGCCGCGCCGGTGCTGCCGCGCTCGAGCAACAAGCCGATCCAGGCGCTGGCGATGGTGGAGCTCGGCCTCGACCTGCCGGACGACCTGCTGGCGCTGGCCTGCGCCTCGCACTCCGGCGAGCCGTTCCACGTCGACGGCGTACGCCGGACGCTGGCGTCGGCCGGTCTCGACGAGTCCGCCCTCCGGACGCCGCCCGACTACCCGCTCGACGACACCGCGCGCGAGGCCGTGATCCGGGCCGGCGGGCAGAAGTCGCCGATCCTGATGAACTGCTCGGGCAAGCACGCCGCGATGCTCGCCACCTGCGTGGCCCGGGGCTGGGACACCGAGACCTACCTCGAGGTCGACCACCCGCTCCAGGTGGCCATCGTCGAGACCTTCGAGCGCCTGACCGGGGAGCCCGCCACGGTGGCGATCGACGGCTGCGGGGCGCCGCTCCTGTCGGCCTCCCTGACCGGGCTGGCCCGCGCGTTCTCCGCGCTCGCCACGGCCACCGGGGGTCCCGAGCAGCGGATCGCCGAGGCGATCCGCCGTCACCCGGAGTTCGTCAGCGGGACCACGCGCGACGAGCTCACCCTGCACCGGGCGGTCCCGGGCCTGATCGGGAAGGCCGGTGCCGAGTCGGTCTACGCCGTCGCGCTCCCGGACGGCCGCGCGTGGGCGCTCAAGACCGACGACGGCGCGCCCCGGGTGCGTCCCGTTCTGATGGCAGAGGCCCTGCGCCGCTCGGGCGTCCTGGCCGAGGACGGCGTCGACGCGGACGCCGTCGAGGGCACAGGACGACTCGAGCTGCTCGGTGGCGGGAAGCCCGTCGGCGAGATCCGTGCTGCCTTCTAG
- a CDS encoding DUF2516 family protein, giving the protein MEPWIFQSWLMLAVLVVALAIKGFAFVNAMTFSAEAYEAAGKLTKQAWCVITGLGFAAQLVLIGSPIGIINLVFLIAALVYLADVRPALREVTSPRR; this is encoded by the coding sequence GTGGAACCGTGGATCTTCCAGAGCTGGCTGATGCTCGCCGTGCTCGTCGTCGCACTCGCGATCAAGGGCTTCGCATTCGTCAACGCGATGACCTTCTCCGCGGAGGCCTACGAAGCGGCCGGCAAGCTCACCAAGCAGGCGTGGTGCGTGATCACCGGCCTCGGCTTCGCCGCCCAGCTCGTGCTGATCGGCTCGCCGATCGGGATCATCAACCTGGTCTTCCTCATCGCCGCCCTGGTCTACCTCGCCGACGTGCGGCCCGCGCTGCGCGAGGTCACCTCGCCGCGACGCTGA
- a CDS encoding helix-turn-helix domain-containing protein produces MVKEKIGELGDYLKEQRLAAQLSLRQLADQVGVSNPYLSQIERGLRKPSAEVLQQLARALRVSAEQLYVRAGIVHPDTAEAGGVELAILADAALTERQKHSLLDVYASFLALNERDARPADPA; encoded by the coding sequence ATGGTCAAGGAGAAGATCGGCGAGCTCGGCGACTACCTCAAGGAGCAGCGGCTCGCTGCCCAGCTGTCGCTGCGCCAGCTCGCCGACCAGGTCGGGGTCAGCAACCCCTACCTGAGCCAGATCGAGCGTGGGCTCCGCAAGCCGTCGGCCGAGGTGCTCCAGCAGCTCGCCCGCGCCCTGCGGGTCTCCGCCGAGCAGCTCTACGTGCGCGCCGGCATCGTCCACCCGGACACCGCCGAGGCGGGAGGTGTCGAGCTCGCGATCCTCGCGGACGCCGCTCTCACCGAGCGGCAGAAGCACTCGCTGCTCGACGTCTACGCGTCCTTCCTTGCCCTCAACGAGCGCGACGCCCGACCCGCCGACCCTGCATGA
- a CDS encoding sugar nucleotide-binding protein has protein sequence MAELAVEKTPIPGLLVVRMPLHGDARGWFKENWQREKMVALGLPDFGPVQNNISFNASRGATRGIHTEPWDKFVSLATGRIFGAWVDMREGESFGTTFSIEVDPSVAVFVPRGVGNSYQALEDGTAYTYLVNDHWRPGVAYPALHLGDETAAIPWPIPLDEAEISEKDHRNPRLADVVPMKPKKTLVVGALGQLGRALHAEHPDADRVDLFAGDGVTSLDLTDAAAVDAWPWHDYALVLNAAAYTAVDAAETTEGRVAAWAANASAPATLARLARVHGFTLVHVSSEYVFDGTAALDPGHTEDEPLSPLGVYAQSKAAGDVAVGLAPRHYLIRTSWVIGDGKNFVRTMQALAEKGVSPSVVDDQVGRLTFTEELVRGISHLISTGAPYGTYNLSNGGPAMSWQEIAQAVFERSGRSADDVTGTTTAAYAEGVLAQGNLFAPRPLSSAMSLEKIRATGFEPEDAIAALDRYLG, from the coding sequence ATGGCCGAGCTCGCCGTCGAGAAGACCCCGATCCCGGGCCTGCTCGTCGTCCGGATGCCCCTGCACGGGGACGCCCGCGGCTGGTTCAAGGAGAACTGGCAGCGGGAGAAGATGGTCGCCCTGGGCCTGCCCGACTTCGGCCCCGTGCAGAACAACATCTCGTTCAACGCCTCGAGGGGCGCGACCCGCGGCATCCACACCGAGCCGTGGGACAAGTTCGTCTCGCTGGCGACCGGCCGGATCTTCGGCGCGTGGGTCGACATGCGCGAGGGCGAGTCATTCGGCACGACCTTCTCGATCGAGGTCGACCCGTCGGTGGCCGTCTTCGTGCCGCGCGGCGTGGGCAACTCCTACCAGGCGCTCGAGGACGGCACCGCCTACACCTACCTCGTCAACGACCACTGGCGTCCCGGCGTGGCCTACCCCGCGCTGCACCTCGGTGACGAGACCGCCGCGATCCCGTGGCCGATCCCGCTCGACGAGGCGGAGATCTCCGAGAAGGACCACCGCAACCCGCGCCTGGCCGACGTCGTGCCGATGAAGCCGAAGAAGACGCTCGTCGTGGGCGCCCTCGGCCAGCTCGGCCGCGCGCTCCACGCCGAGCACCCCGACGCCGACCGCGTCGACCTCTTCGCAGGCGACGGCGTCACCTCGCTCGACCTGACCGACGCAGCCGCCGTCGACGCGTGGCCGTGGCACGACTACGCCCTCGTGCTCAACGCAGCGGCCTACACCGCCGTCGACGCCGCGGAGACCACCGAGGGCCGGGTGGCGGCCTGGGCCGCCAACGCCTCCGCTCCCGCGACGCTGGCGCGGCTCGCGCGCGTGCACGGGTTCACGCTCGTGCACGTCTCGTCGGAGTACGTCTTCGACGGCACCGCCGCGCTCGACCCCGGCCACACCGAGGACGAGCCCCTCTCCCCGCTCGGGGTCTACGCCCAGTCCAAGGCCGCCGGCGACGTCGCCGTCGGGCTCGCCCCGCGCCACTACCTGATCCGCACCAGCTGGGTGATCGGCGACGGCAAGAACTTCGTGCGCACCATGCAGGCGCTCGCCGAGAAGGGCGTCTCGCCCAGCGTCGTCGACGACCAGGTCGGCCGGCTGACCTTCACCGAGGAGCTCGTCCGCGGGATCAGCCACCTGATCTCGACCGGCGCCCCCTATGGCACCTACAACCTCTCCAACGGCGGCCCGGCCATGTCGTGGCAGGAGATCGCCCAGGCGGTCTTCGAGCGCTCCGGCCGCAGTGCCGACGACGTCACCGGCACGACCACGGCGGCCTACGCCGAGGGCGTGCTGGCGCAGGGCAACCTGTTCGCCCCGCGCCCGCTCAGCTCGGCGATGTCGCTGGAGAAGATCCGCGCCACCGGGTTCGAGCCCGAGGACGCGATCGCCGCGCTCGACCGCTACCTGGGCTGA